Genomic segment of Acinetobacter larvae:
GGCCCTGCGCCATTTGCCCAAGCATTATGAAAACGGTGCCGATTTATGGCAACAAGCACAGATTCCCGAGGCCTTGTTGCATCCTCGTCATGCGCCTACAGATCAGGCTGACTATAAAAAACGTCTCAAAAAACTCACCAACAAAGTCGCTGCTGCTTTGCGCAATGACCAGCGCCGTATCATTATTTGTTTTGAAGGCATGGATGCAGCCGGTAAAGGCGGCGCGATTAAACGGATTGTCAAAAAACTCGACCCCCGTGAATACAGCATTTTTACCATTTCTGCACCAGAAAAATTTCAGTTACGCCATCCCTATTTATGGCGGTTTTGGAATAACCTACAAGACAAAAGTAATATTCTCATTTTTGATCGCACTTGGTATGGGCGCGTGCTGGTTGAACGGGTTGAAGGTTTTGCTACTGCCAAACAATGGCAACGCGCTTATGCGGAAATCAACCGTTTTGAAAAAGACCTCAGTGATAATCAGACCTTATTGATTAAATTTTGGTTGGCTATCAGCAAAGACGAACAAGCATTACGGTTTCAGTCTCGCGAGCAAACAGCGCATAAACGCTTTAAAATTACCGATGAAGATCGACGCAATCGCAGTAAATGGCCAGAATATCTGGATGCCGCCGCCGATATGCTGGCGCTCACCGATACCGACTATGCACCGTGGCATGTGATTGCCACAGATGATAAGTACACCGCACGCTTGGAAATTTTAACTGCTATTCTGGCACAACTGCTTGCGGCAGATGGTTAATGGCACTGATAAGTTTGCAGGGATCTGGTGGCAGGTAAGCCCCTATAGCACGAAATAATTGGCTAAGGGGGCTCAACAGCTTTAGGATGGCTTTTGTAGCGTCGCTTTTTTAGGATTGCTTTTGTGTAGGATCTTGATGTGCAACAGCTGGATGTGCAACAGTTTGCTTAAACTGTTTGTTTTGAATGTCTTTGGCAAGTTTATAGCAATCTTCTACATGGGCAGATGCGATTTTTTTCATCACGGCATAGCCCATACCTGCTGCAACCGCTTGACCGCCTAAGGGGACAAATTTGGTCACTTGTTTGGCGAGCATTTTGGTGACAAAGTTATTGATCGATTTTTTAATCGCAGTACGTGCCAAGATAAAACCTGAGAATTCGATCCCTCGTTTACGTAGTTCATTCCAATGTACTTTTTTGGTTTCAGGATCATAAACACTGACTTGTTCTGGTGCTAAACCAAAACGACTGTTAATTTCTGGGATTAACTGCGATAACATACTGACATCAATCAAGACATCAAAAAATGGAATCGGCACAACAGCGACACCTGCAGAGATATAAGAACGCTTTTGAACCATATCGAGACAATCTTGACGTACTTGCTCTAAGTTTAAGCTAGGGTCAATACTTTTAGAAATATTATCAATTTTCATAAGTTTACTCATCTAAAGCGGTTTTGTACTATCGAGTTGAGTGGCGAGCGAGGTATTTGAGCGGTTGACCACAGGCGCGCTGAAGTCGTCTCAATGGGCATGAGATGCATCATGTTGTTTAGACGGTCAGGTCTAAAGTTATAATTGTATACCATTTGCCCAGCAGTATTGCTGGGGGAAATTTAGCATGCTCTATAGATTCTATTAGGGTTTTTCTGTAAATGCCAATCAAGAATTGGACTGATGAGTTGGATGGGTAAGAGCGTATATGGGCATTCATGTAATCCAAAGCCAGCGTTTAGACATTTTACTGCAAGGTGTTTTACACACTACACAGCAGCAAAGTACCGATCCCTTTGCTATATTAGCCAGCCAACATATTGTTGCCCCCAGTACAGCCATACAAGAGTGGCTCACCCTGAGACTCTCTGAGGCGCAAGGGATTAGTGCCAATAGTATTTTTCATCAACGGATCAGAGGCTTGCAGTGGTATCTCTACCAACAAGTGCTCACAGATAAAGAACGGGTACGTAAAGCCAATATTCCCAGTTTGGTGTTGAAATGGCGGATTTATCAGGTTTTATTAGAACAATTTCAACAGTATGCAAAACAAAATGCAAAGCAAACTGAAAAACAAACTAGCTCGTCCGCACAGGCGAGCAACCCACATCCTTTGTCGAGTTTATTGCAACGTGTGATTGACAATGGCAAAGCTTTGCCCAGTGCAAAACAACAACGTCAGCGTCAACATGCCATGCTGTATTGGATTGCAGAACAGCTGGCGCAGTTATTTACGCATTATATGGTTTATCGTGGGGAGTGTCAGGCAGACTGTCCGACGGGGCAGTGTCGTTGTCGCGGCAATTGGTTGGCGGCATGGTCCCGTGATCAAGCCTTAAATGTTGAACAACTGTTGAATGTGTCTGAGCATGCTGATGCCGCCTATCAGTTAGAGCAGGCACAGCAGCTTGAGGCATGGCAACGTTGGTTATGGCAACAAGGTTTTGCCCAAGATTTTGCCGAAATCTTAGCAGTAGATCAGGCTTTTTGGGCAACGCTAGATGACCCACAACAGCGTAACGATGCCTTGGCACAACTTCCCGCACAGGTTGTGGTGTTTACCTTATTGGAATTGCCGCCCAATCAGTTAAAGTTCTTGCGTCGCTTGGGGCAGTATATCGATGTATATATTTTGCACTATAACCCTTCACAAGAATATTGGGCTGACAGTGTCGATCCCTTGTGGAAAAAACAATATGATCTGGGGGTTAAACAGCGTTATTTACAGCAACATCCACAGGCGAGTGCTGCCGAGTTGGCGGCATTTTTTCAAGATTTTACTTTAAACTTTAATGCCTTGGTGCGTGAGTCACGCCATCCACTGCTGACCCGTTTTGGCAAACAGGCACGCGATCACTTTTCCTTATTAGCGCAGTTGTCTGCTGGGGTCGAGGGGCAGTGGGTCGATGCCTTTGTACAGTTTCCGATCACCAATTTATTGTCCAAAATTCAGTCCGATATTTTGAATCTTACCGAGCCAGAAGCAGGGGCTTATCTCTTGGCCACGGATGATCAATCGATTCAAATCCATGTTTGTCACTCGACCTTGCGGCAATTGGAAGTACTCAAAGAACAGTTATTACATTGGTTGGCGCAAGGCACGGCAGAACAGCCACGGCGCCCCAGTGATATTGTGGTGATGGTGCCGCAGTTAGCAAGCTTAGAAGCTTTGATTCGCAGCGTTTTCCCACAGCAAGTACAAAAGGATGGTATCTATTTACCCGTCAAGATTGCAGGCATTAGCAGCTTAGATGCACAGCATGCTTGGCGTGCTGTTTTGGGGCGTTTCTGTTGGGTAGAACAACGGTTTAATATTGAAGAATTTACCGATTGGTTACAGCTGGCTGCCACGCAGCAATACTATGCTCTCGACAGTGATGCCACGGCACGTATTTTAGTGTTATTACAGCAAGCGGGTTTCCGCCGTGGGCTAGATGCCGAACATTTACAGCTCAGCTTAGATGCGTCAGATCAAGACTATCGCTATAGTTTCCAATTTGCTTTAAACCGGTTGGTCATGGGCATCGCTATTCCAGAGCGGGTCGTGTGCAATGAGATCTTAAGTTTTGAGCAGGTTTATCAGGATGACTTTGCCCTGATTGATATTTTGATTCGGATCTATCAGGATTTTTCTACACGACGCAATGCATTGCATGCACACTTGCAAGCAGAGCACATGCCAGACGTAGAATATTGGCTGCGTTATTTGCTAGAAGAAGTCGAAGCCTTTGAACAAGCCGGTGTTACTGCCTTGGCACCCATTAAAGAAATTTTGCATAAACAACAGCGTATGCTGACTTTGGCACAATTTTATGCCCAAGACCAACAAGGCTTGACGCGGACATTCCAGCTGCCCTTAAGCGATGTGCTGATGGAAGTGGAAAAGGCATTATTGCATCAAGCCGATCAGGTCTTGCCGACAGGACAGATTACCTTTTGTGAGATTGGACAGATTCGTCCTATACCCTATCAACTGGTGGTTTTGCTCGATTTAGATGCCGGGGTATTCCCCAATCGTCAGCAACATACTGCTTTTGATTTGATGGATTTACTCAAAGCACAATTGGGTGATCGTTCGCGACTTGAAGATGATCAAGGCGCATTTTTAGATGCATTGCTCTTGGCAGAACAGGGTTTGTGGCTCTTTTATAATGGCTTTGATGTGAATGATGCAGAAGCACGTGATCCTTCTAGTGTGTTACAAGAGTTGATTCAACACTTTAGTTTGATCTGTGCCATGCCAGAAGCTACACCAGCAGATGTTATACCAACAGATGCGATGATCGAAAAAGATGGCATTGTGATTGCTGCCAATATTCAACAGCTCTATCAAGTCCATCCCTTACAACCCTTCGATCCTAATGGCTTTATACAACAGCAACCCGTACGTTTCCAAGATCATTGGTATCAGGTTGCAGCACAGTTACAAAAGTTGCGTGGTGTGCAGCGACAAATTTATTGGAACGACGTTGCGGCACCGATTGTGCTGAATGAGACAGCCAGTTATATCGATGCACGGCAGTGGATTCAAGCGATGTGTTTTCCTGTGCAGTGGTATCTACAACAACTCGGCGTACAAAACCCAAGTGCCATGACGGTGTTGCCTGAGCAAGAACCGTTGTTACTGGATGGCTTGGGACGTTATGCCTTACGTGATTTTATGGTGCAACACCAGCAGCCAGAAGCCTTGGCTCTGCCGTTATTACAAGACCAGCTGCCTGTTGGCAAGATTCAGCATAGTGCTTGGCAAATGAGTCAGGCGGAGCACAGCTTATTGATGCAGCGTTTACAACGTTATGGGGCTGCGCCTACGCAAACCACCCCGCGTTATTGGCAGGCTAGTCCGACCTATCGTTTTCAAATTGAGTTGCCCGCGGCTGGGCAAAGTACATGGTTGAGCCTCGATGCTGCCAGTGCACGTGGCAAACGTCGTGCCAAAGTTTGGTTAGAGTATTTATTTTGGTTGGCGGCTAGTGATCTGGCTGCAGACCAAGGCACAGACTGGCAACGCATCGCGGTATTTAGTGATGTTACATTGCAATGCTGTGGTCTAAGTCAACAGCAAGCACAGGCTTATTTACAACAATGGTTGGCAGCCAGCACGCAAGCGGCACAGCAGGTCTTGGTATTGCCTGCGGCATTGTTGTTATCGGCTGCGGAAAAAAACAAGGCATTACATTGGCAACAAGATGCCCAAGGGCACTGGCAATTAGCTGAATGGGATGACCTGCGCAAGCAATGGCAGGGCGATCAGGCACATTTTGGCGCAGGTCCGGCAGCTGAAGACAATGAGGCCTGTCGCTTACATCGTGATTGGCAGTTTGTATTACAAGAACAAGACAGTACCGCTTTATTGGATGCAGCTTGTCAGCAATACAGTTATGCACTGTATGCCCCGATCTATCAGCATCAACGTGTCATTGAGGAATAACGCATGCAGCAGGTTTCAACACAACCGATTTTAGACATGCAATTTCAAGGTTTGCATTGGATTGAAGCATCGGCAGGTACAGGAAAAACCTTTACTTTATCAAGCCTGATGGTGCGGATTTTGCTGGAGAAATATTTACCCAAGCAAGTGATTGCCACCACCTTTACCCGTAAAGCCGCGGCAGAGCTAAAAAGCCGTATTCGCAGTCGTCTACAGCAAAGTTTGCAATTGTTTAATCAATGCCGTGAGCTACCCGAAACAGAGATTCAGCAACTGGCAACACAACAGTCTGATCCATTATTGTGTTTTATTTTAAAAGCTTATGCCACCCAGATCGGCTATGCATGTGAACGTTTAAAGTTGGTGATTGATCAGCTCGATGAGCTATTTGTGGGAACGCTAGATAGCTTTAGTCAAAAGCTATTACGTGAGTTTCGCTTTGAAAGTGGCAAGATCGAACAGGCACAGATCACCGATGATAGCCCACGTTATATTGAACAGTTGATACATGATACTTTGCGGCAGTGGATGCAGCAGCAGCCACAAGCCTTGCTCGATGCAATGCTCAATGCCGGTTATCTCAAAGCCAGTCATTATTATCATGATCTGGTCGAGCAACGTCTTAATTTCGGTTCGGCAACCTTACAAGCTCCTCAACTCAATGATGTCGATTTGCAGCGCATGCAGCAGTTGTGTGATCAGCTGTTGACACATTCTTATGAAACACTGTTGCTTGCGTTACAGCCCTTTTATGCGGAACAGGGTGCCTATGTTAAACAGGTCAATGGGACAAAATTTCGGAATGGGCGTTTTCAACGAATTTTCACTCAAAGCATTCCCGCGATCTATACTGGGCTTGCGCAATTCGGCGCCGCCTATTGGGGCAACTATGCTTTGGCACAAGCCCGTGACGACGTACAGGTCTTGGTCAATGCTTGTGCGCAGCAACAAGTTTTTAAAAAAGCCACGGATGCCACAGTACAACAGCAATTTTATGAGAATGAACAGCTACAACAGTTTTTGCAGGCGATGGATGCCTTATTCAATTTTATGGTGCAGTTGCAGCAGCAAGAACAATACCTGAAATATCATATTGCCCAGCAGGTCAAAGCGGCATTGCCACAGCTATTACAACAAAAAGGTGAGACCACTTTTTCTCAGCAGATTCGCCAGCTCAGTGAGGCGTTAAGCGGTGAGCAGGGCGCGGTCTTTGCACGCAGTATTCATGCCCGTTATCCCTTGATTTTAGTCGACGAATTTCAAGATACCAACCAAGATCAAGACAATATGCTGGCACAGATTTGGCGCCATAGCGAACGCTTGCAACAAGGCTGTATGATTATGGTGGGAGACCGTAAACAAGCTATTTATGGTTTTCGGGGCGGAGATATGCTGACTTTTCTCAAAGCACAGCAAGATGTTACGCAAAAGGCAGGGCGACATTATCATTTGGTGCACAACCATCGTTCGGTTGCGCCTTTGGTCACGGTGGTCGATGCACTATTCCAGTGTCAGCCCGATTTTGGTGAACAAGTGCAATATACCCCAGTACAAGCAGGTCCACGACCGCATCCAGATTTGCTGGATCAACAGCAAGTTAACCCGACCCCCTTACGCTGGCTGCAGCTGGAAAATAAGCAACACGAAGCCGAACAAGTGGCATGGAAAATACAAGACTTGCTTAATCAAGCCATAGCAGGACATTTATATTTTGCAGAAAACCCTGCCAAGGCATTGGATGTCAATGATATTGCGGTACTGTCCAAAAATCATAGTGCGTTGGATCAGGTGCAATATGCCTTAGACAAAATGGGCATTGCCTATCATCGCCCCTCTAAGCGCAGTGTGTTTGCCAGTGATGTGGCGCAGGATGTGGCGGCGGTGCTTACCGCAATCTTAGAGCCGTACCATGAAGCCAAAGTACGTCGTGCTTTATTGAGCCGGTTGATTGGGTTGGATTTAACCGCTTTATTTGAATTACAACAGCAATCTGACGGTTTGGTGCAGTATATTGCCGCCTTTGATCAATTGCGGGAGCAATGGTTGAAGCAAGGTTTTTTTGCGGCATGGCAAAGTTTTTTAAATCAGTTTCAGGTCTGGCAGCAGCTGGTGGCGCGTTCGGGACGGCAACATGAACGCCGTGTGGTCAATTTACGCCATCTTTCTGAATTGTTAAGCCAACATAGTGCGCAGTATAGTGGCGCGCAAAGTCTGTATCAGTGGTATATGAAACAGTTACAACAGGCTGGGCAACGTGAGTGGGAATTAGAACGTAAACTTTCCAGTGAGGCTGGGGTACAGTTATTGACGATTCACCAGTCTAAAGGCTTAGAGTTTAAAATCGTTTTTCTATTGGGCGCCGATAGTAGCTTTAGAGAACCCAATAAACAGCTAACTTTTTCCAGCCAACAACGGTCTGATCCGCAAAGCGGCAAAGTGGTGTTCGAGCGTATCCTCAACATTCATGATAAAGCCCAAGATGCAGATCTCGCCGAACAAGATCAGGCACGTGCCCAAGCCGAACAGCATCGTTTATGGTATGTGGCTCTAACCCGTGCCAGTTATCGTGTCTATGCCATGATGGCCGATGCAAAGTCGACATCGGGTTTGGCATTCTGGCGCGGGCAAGGCGAGCACTGTTTTCAGCATCCTTTGTCGGTGGTCGAGGCGTTATTGCGTGAGCGACCGATTCCATTGAAAGCTGAACAACAAGTTTCCAATACCGTGTTATACGCTCAGCCCTTACCGCTGCAACGTTTTTATCCACGTTCTAAAACCAGTTTTAGTTATTTGGCACAACATCTGCCACGACCGCATTTACAGGATCAACATGCCTTGGCATTGCGCCCACAGGGACAAGCCGATGATGAGCAAAGCAATGTCGTCTTTGCACAGACTTGGGTGGACGCTACGCCCGCAGTCGAACAGACAGCATTGCATTGGATACAAGCCAATTTCCCCAAAGGCACAGTGGCTGGAAACTTTCTACACGAAATCATGGAGCAGATTGATTTTCAAGACCAACGCCTATGGCAACAAGACTTAGAACGACGTTTTAAAAACCATTATCCGCAGCTTTGGCAAACTTTAGTGAGCCATTATCTGCGTGATTTTTCTAATCAGCAGCAGCCTAATCAACAGCTCAATCAAGAGCATCTCGATCAGGAACGGCCCGATCAGGAGCAGAAAAGCAAAGCGGAATTATTGGCAGCAATGCAGCAGTGGTTGCATCGGGTGGTGCATACCCCCTTGTTACAGGGCTTCTGCTTAAAGGACTTGCCCGCAGCGCATTATCGCAGCGAATTTCCATTTCATTTAGCCCTGTCGGATCGGGTGTTCCCATTGCAACGTATTCAGCAGCTTTTTGCCGAGTATGGCTTAGAGATGCCTACATTTCAGGACGCGCAAACAGCACGTTATTTGAATGGCTCAATCGATTTATTGTTTTATGATGGTCAGCGCTATCATATTGCCGATTATAAAAGTAATTTTTTGGGGCAAACTTGGCAGGATTATCATGCAACGGCGGTACAGGCCAATATGACGCATGCCAGTTATTGGTTGCAGGCAGCGTTATATTTGGTGGCATTGCACCGTTATCTCAAAGTGCATTTGCAAGGCTATCAGATGCAACGTGATTTAGGTGGGGCGAGTTATTTATATTTGCGCGGCATGAATGGCGAAGCTGCACAAGGTTATTATAATTGGGCTGCGCCGCATGAACTCATTCTGCGTTTAGATGCTATTTTGGGCTATTTTAATCAACAGCAATTATCCACCTAGGTGGGATAAACTTAAGACATTACTTTATAAATAAGAAAGTTACTCTGTGGATAACTTTGTTTATAACTCTGAGGATAACCGTGTGGAAAATAAAGCAGATTTGCCGGAATCTTGTCCAGCATGGATCGAATCTTGGTCAAACTATCTGCTGCAATGTACAGCGGATCAGGCATCGTGGTCTGAACAGACCCGGCAAATTATCCAACAATTGCTGTTGGCAAGCACCCAAGGTGACAGTTGTATTGCCTTAGCGCTTGGCGGGGGCGAGAGTCTAAAACATTTATTGGTGTCGGCGCAACAGGCAGAGCAACAGGTTGCTCCTTTTGTATACGATCACCAGTATTTATATTTATATCGCTATTGGCGTTTGCAGCAGCGCTTAGCCGCACAAATCACAGCGATTTTACAGCAGGCAGTTGACGCAGTGCCTTTGCAGGGTTTTGAGGATATCCTGACCGACCCATACCAGTTACAAGCGTTACAGCAAGTTTGTCAACACCCCTTAACGCTGATTACTGGGGGTCCAGGTACCGGAAAAACCTATACCTTGGCGCGTATTATTGCTGTATTGCATCACCGGATTGATCATTTGCGTGTGGCGATGGCAGCACCTACGGGTAAGGCCGCGCAGCGTATGAAAGAAGCTTTACAAGCTTCTTTGGCTGATCAAGCCTTGGCGAAATTGGGCTTAGATGTCAGTGCATTACAACAACAAGAAACCCTAACCATTCACCGTTTATTGGGTATGGGGAAAAATACCCCACCGCGTTATCATCGGCAAAGACCCTTACCCTATGATGTTGTGGTCATCGATGAAGCATCAATGCTCGACCTACAGTTAGCGACCTTACTCTTTGAAGCGATTCCAGCACATTGCCGGTTGATCTTACTGGGAGATGCACAGCAATTGGCATCGGTTGATGTGGGGGCTGTACTGGCAGATTTACAACAGGCACAGTGTTTAGCGGCTTATCGGGTTAACTTACAGACCAGTCGGCGTTTTAAGGGCGATGCCTTGATTGGCAAAATGGCCGCTTTTATTCAAGCGCAACAAGACGATCTGAACACGCAACAGCGTTTGGCCGCATTTACCCAAAGCATTGTTTCTGAGAGCACGTTGCAAGCTGTGGCATTGTCTGCCACGATGCAAGATGTTATCCAGCTACAGTATGTACAGAACAATCCCAGCGCAGAACAGCTCAGTGCTTATTATGATCAGTTAGCCATGGGGTATCAGCAATATTTTCAAGCACTTAAAGTCTATTTGCAGCAACCGCAGCAAGCACAGGCGCAGCAAGCCGTACTGGATGCTTTTGCTGACTATCGTATGTTATGTGCGGTAAGGCATGGGCGTTTTGGTTTGGCTGAGCTTAATCGGCAAATACAAAATCGTTTATTTCAGTACTTAGCACCGACATTGAGTCCGGCAGAATGGTACGTTGGTCGTCCGGTCATGGTGACACGTAATGATGCCCAGCTCGGGCTTTCCAATGGGGATATTGGTATTTGTTTACAGCATCCGCAGGATGCAACCCAGCTTGCAGTGTATTTTCCACATTTAGACAGTTGGATCAGTGCGGCGCGTTTACCTCAGTCGATAGAAACGGCTTTTGTGATGACGATTCATAAATCTCAAGGTTCTGAATTTCGCCATGTGGCGGTGACATTTGATGCTGCTGCACAGCGCTTACTCAGTCGTGAACTGCTTTATACCGCCATTACACGGGCAAAATCTGTGGTCAGTCTATTGGTCGATGCGGAAACGTTTGCGCAAAGTTTAGCGATTGCCAGTTGTCGTCAAAGCGGCTTAGTCGATTTATTGGACAGTATGATGTTGGACTCATCAGCGCCATAAACAGATACCGCCGCTGTGATGCTGGTCATGCTGTACGGGTCACTTATAGATCAGGTTGTTTATGGTCTGAATGAAGCAAAAAATCCCTTTGAAATCTGTTGATTATCATTGAATTTTCTTAAAATGAGAATTTCAGCACATTTTAACGGCTTAATCCTTATAAAATGTAGGAAATATCTTACATTGATTCGAGATAATAGCTGTAGAGCGACAAGCGTGTTTTTGAGATCATGCTTATCAATAAATAGCTTAATACGGATCATTAAGTAAAATCGCAAAATAAAAAATACTTAAAGTCGTGAGACTGCGAGCTTACAAGTAGGTAAGTGACAAGGGAATTACAGCCGCTAAGCCTTGTAGTTTTGGGAGAGACTACAAGGCTTTTTTATAACCAATTTTTTACTGCCAACATTCTAGTATTGGGGCTGCTTGCAAGTCGTGTCTGTGCATCATTTGAGGCGTGGTTACTGTAGCTTATCTGCTATTTTTAAATGAATTTTCCTTAATGCTGTGCTAGCAGCTATCAATTTTTACGGCCTTAGCGCGCGCCGTAGCAGTGCTTTGCGCGTATTTGATCGATCTTGTTGTGGTATTAGGCATTTGTTGTTTTGCAATCTAGGCACAGTTCCTTTAAAATAGCGCGCATGCTGTAGTGATGCACGGCAGTCAACGTGGTTTTTGACCAAATTGATTTTATCAATCTTTTTATTTTAAGCATCTCGGAGAAATCGAATGGCTTTAACTAATGCAGATCGCGCAGAGATCATTGCTAAATTTGCTCGCGCAGAAAATGACACAGGTTCTCCTGAAGTTCAAGTTGCGCTTTTAACAGCTCAAATCAATAGCTTACAAGGTCACTTTAAAGATCACAAACATGACCACCACAGCCGTCGTGGTTTGATCCGTATGGTGAACCAACGTCGTAAACTGCTTGACTACCTTAAAGGTAAAGACGTTTCACGTTATGCTGCATTGATTGCTGCTTTAGGTCTACGTCGTTAATTCGATTGAAGCTTTTATTTTCGGAAAAGTGCATATTTATGTTGCAGCAACTGAAAACAAAGTTTTATCTAGCTCTAGCTAGATGAGTGAGAAGGGGCGCTTGTTCGCTCCTTCTTTGCATTTTTTAGACTTACTTTGTGCAAGTAAGTTGGTGGTTCAAATATCTAGTGAGGTCGGCTTCTAAGCTTTATCATTTACAGCGCCATCATGATGAAACAACAAGATGCTAAAGCTTAGGGGTCTCCACTAGAATAACTAGGAAATATAATTACATGTCAATGTTCAATATCGTTCGTAAAGAATTCCAATATGGTCAACATCAAGTTGTGCTCGAAACAGGTCGTGTCGCACGTCAAGCCAATACTGTGTTGGTCACCATGGGTGGTGTGACGGTGTTGGTTGCTGTTGTGGCACAACCGACTGCCAAAGCAGGGCAAGACTTCTTCCCACTTACTGTTAACTATCAAGAAAAACAATATGCTGCGGGTCGTATCCCTGGTGGTTATGGGAAACGTGAAGGGCGTGCTTCTGAAGCAGAAACCTTAATCTCTCGTTTGATTGACCGTCCAATTCGTCCATTATTCCCAGAAGGTTATTACAACGAAATCCAAGTCACTGCGACGGTGGTGTCTTCTGACAAAACCATGGATGCTGATATTGCCGCAATGTTGGGTACATCCGCAGCATTATCTATCGCTGGTACACCTTTCCGTGGTCCAATCGCTGGTGCACGTGTAGGCTTGATCAATGGCGAATATGTACTGAACCCAAGCATTGAGCAACTGCAACAATCAGATCTCGACTTGGTGGTTGCTGGAACAGAATCTGCCGTGTTGATGGTTGAGTCAGAAGCGAAAGAGCTTTCTGAAGATCAAATGCTGGGTGCCGTATTATATGGTCATGATGAAATGCAAATTGCTATCCAAGCTATTAAAGAATTTGCTGAAGCTGCTGGTGCAACAGCTTCAACTTGGGAAGCGCCAGCACATGACCAAAGCTTGGCAGAAAAACTAAAAGCTGCATTTGAAGCAAAAATTTCTGAAGCTTATACCATTGCGGTTAAACAAGAGCGTTATGCTGCACTTGATGCCTTACATCAGCAAGCGATTGCAGAATTTGTGCCAGAAACCGATGAAGATGGCAGCATTGCTGAAGAAGTAAACTATTTATTTGAAGACCTTAAATACCGCACCGTACGTGACAATATTTTATCAGGTAAACCACGTATTGATGGTCGTGATACCAAGACAGTACGTGCTCTCGATGTACAAGTTGGTGTTTTAGACCGCGCACATGGTTCAGCACTCTTTACCCGTGGTGAAACGCAGGCCTTGGTCACTGCCACATTGGGCAATACCCGTGATGCATTGATGGTTGATACCCTTGCTGGAACCAAAACAGACAGCTTTATGTTGCACTACAACTTCCCTGCATATTCTGTCGGTGAAACAGGTCGTGAATCTGGTCCAAAACGTCGTGAAATCGGTCATGGTCGCCTAGCACGTCGTGGCGTACAAGCCGTATTACCTGCCGTTGACCGTTTCCCTTATGTCTTACGTGTTGTATCTGATATTACTGAATCAAATGGTTCTTCTTCAATGGCGTCTGTATGCGGTGCATCATTAGCCTTGATGGATGCAGGTGTGCCTTTAAAAGCACCAGTAGCGGGCATCGCGATGGGTCTAGTCAAAGAAGGCGAGCGTTTTGCTGTATTGTCTGACATCTTAGGTGATGAAGATCATCTCGGTGATATGGACTTTAAAGTAGCGGGTTCTGCCAACGGTATCACTGCATTGCAAATGGATATCAAGATTGAAGGGATTA
This window contains:
- the pnp gene encoding polyribonucleotide nucleotidyltransferase encodes the protein MFNIVRKEFQYGQHQVVLETGRVARQANTVLVTMGGVTVLVAVVAQPTAKAGQDFFPLTVNYQEKQYAAGRIPGGYGKREGRASEAETLISRLIDRPIRPLFPEGYYNEIQVTATVVSSDKTMDADIAAMLGTSAALSIAGTPFRGPIAGARVGLINGEYVLNPSIEQLQQSDLDLVVAGTESAVLMVESEAKELSEDQMLGAVLYGHDEMQIAIQAIKEFAEAAGATASTWEAPAHDQSLAEKLKAAFEAKISEAYTIAVKQERYAALDALHQQAIAEFVPETDEDGSIAEEVNYLFEDLKYRTVRDNILSGKPRIDGRDTKTVRALDVQVGVLDRAHGSALFTRGETQALVTATLGNTRDALMVDTLAGTKTDSFMLHYNFPAYSVGETGRESGPKRREIGHGRLARRGVQAVLPAVDRFPYVLRVVSDITESNGSSSMASVCGASLALMDAGVPLKAPVAGIAMGLVKEGERFAVLSDILGDEDHLGDMDFKVAGSANGITALQMDIKIEGITEEIMEVALNQAYAGRMHILNAMNQVISRARPEISMHAPTFEVISINPDKIRDVIGKGGATIRQITEETKASIDIEDNGTVRVFGETKAAAKAAIAKIQALTAEIEPGTIYVGKVNRIVEFGAFVNIMPGTDGLLHISQISNERVANVSDVLTEGQEIKVQVQDVDNRGRIKLTMKDIEQA